The following are from one region of the Armatimonadota bacterium genome:
- a CDS encoding GuaB3 family IMP dehydrogenase-related protein: MTPDAATLPFLPRARADRRAYGFDEIALVPAAATVDPEDVDLSWQVGRLRFPLPFLAAAMDSVTDVRTAALLGRMGAAGVLNLEGIQTRYPDPEAALEAIAAAPLDEVVARLQAVYQPPVREELVWARVAAIKAAGVPCLVSVTPARAAHLAPLAQQAGADAVLIQSTVSSDRHRSRSGEATSLRALVEQLEVPVMMGNCATAEGAADLLEAGAAAVFVGVGPGAACTSRRVLGVGVPQATAIAEAAAARDAYFRRTGRYVPIVADGGIGVGGEVAKAIACGADAVMLGSALARAEEAPGRGYHWGMATPHPALPRGTRVRVGTAGSLEQILLGPAVVDDGSQNLAGALRLAMGLCGAADLRAMHQVEIILAPALATEGKRLQFTQGVGQGR; this comes from the coding sequence TTGACTCCGGACGCCGCCACGCTTCCCTTCCTCCCTCGAGCCCGCGCCGACCGGCGGGCGTACGGGTTCGACGAGATCGCCCTGGTCCCGGCCGCTGCCACGGTCGATCCGGAGGACGTGGACCTCTCCTGGCAGGTGGGGCGCCTGCGATTTCCCCTCCCCTTCCTGGCGGCGGCCATGGACAGCGTCACCGACGTGCGCACCGCAGCCCTGCTTGGGCGGATGGGCGCGGCCGGTGTGCTCAACCTGGAGGGGATCCAGACCCGCTATCCCGACCCTGAAGCCGCCCTGGAGGCCATCGCCGCCGCGCCTCTGGACGAGGTGGTCGCCCGCCTGCAGGCGGTCTACCAGCCGCCCGTGCGCGAGGAGCTGGTATGGGCGCGCGTCGCCGCCATCAAAGCCGCAGGGGTCCCCTGCCTGGTCTCCGTGACCCCGGCTCGGGCCGCTCACCTGGCGCCGCTGGCCCAGCAGGCGGGGGCGGACGCCGTCCTAATTCAGTCCACCGTCTCCTCCGACCGCCACCGCAGCCGCAGCGGAGAGGCCACATCTCTGCGGGCCCTGGTGGAGCAGCTGGAGGTCCCGGTGATGATGGGCAACTGCGCCACCGCCGAGGGCGCGGCAGACCTGCTGGAGGCGGGCGCGGCCGCGGTCTTCGTCGGGGTGGGCCCGGGCGCGGCCTGCACCAGCCGCCGGGTGCTGGGTGTGGGCGTCCCCCAGGCCACGGCCATCGCCGAGGCGGCGGCGGCGCGTGACGCCTACTTCCGGCGGACCGGGCGGTATGTGCCCATCGTGGCAGACGGGGGCATCGGCGTGGGAGGAGAGGTGGCCAAGGCCATCGCCTGCGGGGCGGACGCGGTGATGCTGGGATCGGCCCTCGCCCGGGCGGAGGAGGCGCCTGGTCGGGGCTACCACTGGGGGATGGCCACCCCGCACCCGGCTCTGCCCCGGGGCACGCGCGTGCGGGTGGGGACCGCCGGCTCCCTGGAGCAGATCCTGCTGGGGCCGGCCGTGGTGGACGACGGATCGCAGAACCTGGCGGGGGCGCTGCGGCTGGCCATGGGGCTGTGTGGCGCCGCCGATCTGCGGGCGATGCACCAGGTGGAGATCATCCTAGCCCCGGCGCTGGCCACAGAAGGCAAGCGGCTGCAGTTCACCCAGGGAGTGGGGCAGGGCCGGTGA
- the hpt gene encoding hypoxanthine phosphoribosyltransferase, whose product MLDDIDEVLIPEAALQARIRELGQAVSRDYDGKDPLLVGILIGAFVFLSDLLRHISIPCGVDFMATSSYGAATESSGIVRILKDLDQSIEGRHVLIVDDIIDTGLTMDYLLETLRARYPASLRVCALLDKVPRRRRHVRIDYRGFEIPDKFVVGYGLDYSGLYRNLPFICVLKPEVYRS is encoded by the coding sequence CTGCTGGATGACATCGACGAGGTCCTCATCCCGGAAGCCGCGCTGCAGGCGCGGATCCGGGAGCTCGGCCAGGCAGTCTCCCGCGACTACGACGGCAAAGACCCCCTGCTGGTGGGGATTCTGATTGGTGCCTTCGTCTTCCTCTCCGACCTCCTGCGGCACATCAGCATCCCCTGCGGCGTGGACTTCATGGCCACCTCCTCCTATGGGGCCGCCACGGAGTCTTCGGGCATCGTCCGCATCCTCAAGGACCTGGACCAGAGCATCGAGGGCCGTCACGTCCTCATCGTCGACGACATCATCGACACCGGGCTGACCATGGACTACCTGCTGGAAACCCTGCGCGCCCGCTACCCGGCGTCGCTGCGGGTCTGCGCCCTGCTGGACAAGGTGCCGCGGCGCCGCCGTCACGTGCGCATCGACTACCGCGGCTTCGAGATCCCCGACAAGTTCGTTGTGGGCTACGGCCTGGACTACTCGGGCCTGTATCGCAACCTTCCGTTCATCTGCGTGCTGAAGCCGGAAGTCTACCGCAGTTGA